GGGCCGCACGGGAAACCGCGCGGCTCTTGTCTTTCCGGCCTTCGGGTTGCAGCGCTCCCCCCGCCCGGGGTGGGGCGCTTTTTCCTGTCTGCGCGGGCGCGAACGGGATTTTTGCTGACCTGCAGGGGACTTGCCCGGTTCGGTGTGCCGTCGTAGCCCGTCGCATACATCTAAGGCCTTGATTTCACTGCATGACGGGCATTCCGACACGTGGGTTTCGCCGTTCGCCTGTTCGTGAGATTCTGCAATGCAGAAATTCGGCCGCCCGAGTCGCGGTCCTCCCTCCCAGCGCGTTTCGCGCAGACCCGAAAGAGCCCGATATGACCAAATCCTCCCTCCTGGCCTCGCTGGCCATCGTCCTTCCCATGTCGCTTCCGCTGGCTGCCTCGGCGGCCTCGCTGACCCTCTCCGAGCCGCTCGCCGGCGGCACGCTGCACGAGGGCACGGTCGACATGTCGATCTACACCCAGCCGGTCGACGAGACCGGTGTCGAGGTGGTTGCCTTCTACACCGAGCGCGCCGGCGCCGAGCCGCTGCGCGTCGCCATGCGCCTCGAAGAGGGCGACAGCGCCACCTTCGGCCTGCCGGGCATCTCGGGCGTCACCTACCGCTTCGAGCGCAGCGCCGAGGCGGTCACCGTGACGAGCGCCCCGGCCCGCACCGAGCTGGCGATGAACTGACCGCGGGACATCCCGCTGCACGATCGAAGGGCCGTCCCGGCAGGGGCGGCCCTTCTGCTGCGGATTGGCCCCTCGCGCCCGGGCGGGCGACCTGCTAGGGGTCGCGCCGGGATTTGGCGATCGGGTGCGGTCATGGACGAGACGCGGATCATTCTTGAGGCGGGGCCGGGCGGGACGCCGGCACTCTTCGAGACCCCGCGCGAGCTGGTCACCGCCACCACCCCCGCCGGGGCGCTCGTCGCGCTGGCGCGGCTCGAACAGGCCCGCGCCGCCGGGCACTGGGTCGCGGGCTATGCCGCCTACGAGCTCGGCTTCGCGCTCGAGCCCGCGCTGGCACACCTCTGGGAACCCGGCGCGCCGCTGCTGCATTTCGGCATCTTCGACGCACCGCGGGACGCCTCGGCGGCGCTGGCGCGGATGCAGGGCACGCCCGCCCGCGTCACCGCCGTGACGCCGCTCTGGAGCCGCGCGCGCTATGCCGGGGCCTTCCACGAGATCAAGGAGATGCTGGCGGCAGGCGACCTCTACCAGGTGAACCTGACCATGCCGGTCGAGGCGCGCTTCGAGGGCACGCCCGAGGCGCTCTGGTCGGCGCTGCGCGCCTTCCAGCCGGTCGGCCACGGCGCCTTTGCCCGGCTCGGCGGCGAGGTGATCCTGTCGCGCTCTCCCGAGCTCTTCTTCCGGCTTGATGCCTCGGGGGCGATCGAGGTCGCGCCGATGAAGGGCACCGCCCCGCGCGGCGTCACCCCGGCCGAGGACGACGCGCTGATGCGCGCGCTGGCGGCGGACGCGAAGAACCGGGCCGAGAACGTGATGATCGTCGATCTGATGCGCAACGACCTCTCGCGCCTGTCGCGGCCGGGCAGCGTGAAGGTGCCGGACCTGCTGAAGGTCGAACGCTACGCCACGGTGCACCAGATGGTCTCGCGCGTGGTGGCCGAGCTCGAGGGGCGCCCGTCGATCACCGACCTGCTGCGCGCGATCTTCCCTTGCGGCTCGATCACCGGCGCGCCGAAAATCGCGGCGATGAAGGCGATTCATCACCTCGAGCGCTGGCGGCGCGGGGTCTATTGCGGCGGGCTCGGCTGGATGGCGCCGGACGGCTCGGCCGAGTTCAACGTGGCGATCCGCACGCTGACGGTGACCGGCGAGGGCCGCGCCCTGCTGGGCGTGGGCGGCGGCATCGTGCAGGACAGCACCTGCGAGGCGGAATACGAGGAGGCGCTGTGGAAAGCCCGTTTCCTGACCGGAGTGATGCAGCAGGGCTGAGCCCCGACCTGCGCCTGATCGAGACCCTGCGCTGGGAGCCCGGCAGCGGGGCGCTGCGCGGCGCGCGGCACGTGGCGCGCTGCCTTGCCAGCTGCGCGGCGCTCGGCATCCCGCTGGAACGCGCGGCGCTGGAGGCGGCGCTGGACGGGTTCGACGCGGAGGGGCCGCAGCGGCTGAGGCTGACCGTGGGGCTGGCGGGGGACATCGAGATCACCTCGACCCCCTTCGATCCCGCCTCTGTCCCCGCGGGGACGCGGGTGATGCTCTGCGCGGCGCGGCTGGAGCCGGAGACCCCGCTGCTGCGCCACAAGACCACCTCCCGCGCGCTCTACGATGCCGCGCTGACGGCCCGGCCCGCAGGGGTGGACGAGCTGCTGTTCCTCAACACCCGCGGCGAGCTCTGCGAGGGGGCCTACACGAATGTCTTTCTCGAGCGTGAAGACGGCGCGCGGGTGACCCCGGCGCTCTCCTCGGGGCTGCTGCCGGGGGTGCTGCGCGCGGCGCTGCTGGAGGAGGGGGCCTTTGCCGAGGCGGTGGTGCGGCTTGGTGACCTGCAGCGGGCGAGGCGGCTCTGGATAG
The Salipiger sp. H15 DNA segment above includes these coding regions:
- a CDS encoding aminodeoxychorismate synthase component I, which gives rise to MDETRIILEAGPGGTPALFETPRELVTATTPAGALVALARLEQARAAGHWVAGYAAYELGFALEPALAHLWEPGAPLLHFGIFDAPRDASAALARMQGTPARVTAVTPLWSRARYAGAFHEIKEMLAAGDLYQVNLTMPVEARFEGTPEALWSALRAFQPVGHGAFARLGGEVILSRSPELFFRLDASGAIEVAPMKGTAPRGVTPAEDDALMRALAADAKNRAENVMIVDLMRNDLSRLSRPGSVKVPDLLKVERYATVHQMVSRVVAELEGRPSITDLLRAIFPCGSITGAPKIAAMKAIHHLERWRRGVYCGGLGWMAPDGSAEFNVAIRTLTVTGEGRALLGVGGGIVQDSTCEAEYEEALWKARFLTGVMQQG
- a CDS encoding aminotransferase class IV family protein — encoded protein: MESPFPDRSDAAGLSPDLRLIETLRWEPGSGALRGARHVARCLASCAALGIPLERAALEAALDGFDAEGPQRLRLTVGLAGDIEITSTPFDPASVPAGTRVMLCAARLEPETPLLRHKTTSRALYDAALTARPAGVDELLFLNTRGELCEGAYTNVFLEREDGARVTPALSSGLLPGVLRAALLEEGAFAEAVVRLGDLQRARRLWIGNSLRGLMPAELLPGELPSPL